The DNA region AAACCAAACAATATCTGGTCGCAGGGTCTTTTGTTGCCCGCAGCACTCACACACCGAGTCTTCATTTAAATTTTCATAAACTGTAAATCGTTTTTCGCTCTGCTTACAAAAACACTTCAATAACTCGCCGTGCATATGGATAATATTTTTTGTGCCTGCTCGCTCATGTAAATTATCTATATTCTGCGTTACCACTAATACAGACAGTTCATTGTTTTTTTCTAGCTCAGCGATTGCAAGGTGCGCATCATTTGGTTTCACCTTATCACTTAATAACTGCTGCCGACGCATATTATAAAAATGGTGAACCAATGCCGGGGTTCTTGCAAAGCCTTCAGGCGTAGCCACCTCTTCTATTCTATGCTCTTCCCAAAGCCCATCACTGGCTCTAAAGGTTTTAATGCCTGACTCCGCCGATACCCCTGCACCGGTTAATATAACGATTGATTTAGCGTTCTTCATTCATCAAAGCCTCATAGCCTTGTTCATAGCTCGCATACTTAAACTGGTAGCCGCCCTCGGTTAATTGCCGACTATCTATTCGCTTATTACGACTAGCCGTTTTATCTAATATCTTTGCACTACAAGAGGCTAACCCTAGTTTTTTTGTGATATAGCTTGCCACATTCCATTTTTCGGCAGGATCTAGGTCAGAGGCCAAATAAATACGCTCTAAGCCTTCATCATTCAACTGTTTAGTTAGCAAAAATTCAAGTACGCCGATACAGTCTTCTCGATGAATTCGGTTTGTATAATATGGAGGGACTTTTTGAATCTCTGTGCCTCTTTTAAGCTGATTTATAAAGTAGTTTGAACGCCCATAAATTCCAGAAAACCTAATCACTGTTGCATGCTCATTAAACGCTAAAAACTGATCTTCAGCTTGCAATAAAAGCCGCCCTCTTTCATCCATTGGCTCTGTCGCTGACTGCTCACTCACCCACTCCCCTTGTTGCTGAGCATATACCCTTGTGGATGATATAAAAAAAATCGGTAGTGTAGGGTTTTGCTGCTTTAATGCACTCAGCACATGCTCTACCCCTGTTTTGAACACATCTTTATATGCAGAAATGTCTCGCCCTGTAGGAGACAATATATAAACAAGGCCATCAACATTAAAGTCTAACGCACCCACCTGTTCAGCGTTTGTCAGATCCGCCTGAATAAAATGAATATCTGAGGACTGAGTCTGCAAGGTTCTTCTCACCCCAGTAACTTCATGCCCTGTCGCCGCCAGCCTTTCAGCTAACCCCGTACCTACATCACCACACCCCATCACCATGATTTTCGCCATAATTATTCTTTTCTTTTATTTTTTTCTTCTATCCAAAGAGACATGTATTTTGTGCTTTTCATTAAATGATGTTTCAGCATAGCACCTTGAAAGTT from Cycloclasticus pugetii PS-1 includes:
- the cobB gene encoding Sir2 family NAD+-dependent deacetylase; translation: MKNAKSIVILTGAGVSAESGIKTFRASDGLWEEHRIEEVATPEGFARTPALVHHFYNMRRQQLLSDKVKPNDAHLAIAELEKNNELSVLVVTQNIDNLHERAGTKNIIHMHGELLKCFCKQSEKRFTVYENLNEDSVCECCGQQKTLRPDIVWFGEMPYQMDEIYRAIIECDLFLSIGTSGNVYPAAGFVEMANQAGAHTVELNLEPSQVESEFKEKIYGPASEVVASYLRQLM
- a CDS encoding SDR family oxidoreductase, translating into MAKIMVMGCGDVGTGLAERLAATGHEVTGVRRTLQTQSSDIHFIQADLTNAEQVGALDFNVDGLVYILSPTGRDISAYKDVFKTGVEHVLSALKQQNPTLPIFFISSTRVYAQQQGEWVSEQSATEPMDERGRLLLQAEDQFLAFNEHATVIRFSGIYGRSNYFINQLKRGTEIQKVPPYYTNRIHREDCIGVLEFLLTKQLNDEGLERIYLASDLDPAEKWNVASYITKKLGLASCSAKILDKTASRNKRIDSRQLTEGGYQFKYASYEQGYEALMNEER